The following coding sequences lie in one Moritella viscosa genomic window:
- a CDS encoding phage integrase — protein MTDIEIYRINTIKNVIDKRISGVDAAALLNLSTRQVYRLTKQYLKHGTEGLISHKRGQPSNHHHSYKFKQHVLDLVQIHYQDFGPTLAHEKLTELHAISVGVETLRQWMISDGLWRPHAKRKPKVYQPRYRRDCFGELIQIDGSHHDWFEGRSDKCCLIVYIDDATSQIMSLRFTNAETTLDYMAITREYIKQYGKPTAFYSDKHSVFKVNNRDAKTAKITQFGRALKDLNIELFCANSSQAKGRVERANKTLQDRLIKEMRLDGINNIEDANIWLPKFIADFNRRFAKPPLYAKNMHRPVTEQPYELDNIFSWHELRKLSNSLTLQYDKVLYMIESSDENNRLTRETVKVLDYPDGTIAIHYGNRTLKYQIFDKLQKVNQGQVVDNKRLGAVLKLAQTEQRILELEDKRSRSKKAPKRSAQKRAIEQLRAINPVLVNPDEFKPSSSTQ, from the coding sequence ATGACTGATATTGAAATATACAGAATTAACACCATCAAAAATGTCATTGATAAACGTATCTCTGGCGTTGATGCTGCCGCGCTTCTAAACCTAAGTACACGACAAGTATATCGACTGACGAAGCAATATTTAAAACATGGAACTGAAGGTTTGATTTCACATAAACGTGGCCAGCCTAGTAACCATCACCATTCCTATAAATTCAAACAACACGTTCTTGACCTCGTGCAGATCCATTACCAAGATTTTGGTCCAACTCTCGCACACGAAAAACTTACCGAGCTACATGCTATTTCTGTGGGCGTTGAAACACTGCGTCAATGGATGATTTCCGACGGTCTGTGGCGACCACACGCCAAACGTAAACCTAAGGTATATCAGCCTCGCTATCGTCGTGATTGCTTCGGTGAACTCATACAAATTGATGGCTCTCATCATGACTGGTTTGAAGGCCGCAGCGATAAATGTTGCCTGATCGTTTATATCGATGATGCTACCAGTCAGATCATGAGTTTAAGATTTACGAATGCAGAAACAACGCTCGATTACATGGCGATAACGCGTGAATATATAAAGCAATATGGCAAGCCAACCGCGTTTTATTCAGACAAACATTCCGTATTTAAAGTGAATAACCGGGATGCTAAAACGGCTAAAATAACGCAATTTGGACGGGCTCTGAAAGACCTGAATATAGAGTTGTTCTGTGCTAATAGCTCTCAAGCGAAAGGCCGCGTTGAACGTGCTAACAAAACATTACAGGACAGATTGATTAAAGAAATGCGCCTGGATGGAATCAATAATATCGAAGACGCCAATATATGGTTACCAAAATTTATAGCGGACTTTAATCGCCGATTTGCAAAACCCCCGCTCTACGCCAAAAATATGCACCGACCAGTTACAGAGCAACCCTATGAATTAGATAATATTTTCTCTTGGCATGAGCTCCGTAAATTATCGAATTCATTAACTTTACAATACGACAAGGTGCTTTATATGATTGAATCATCTGATGAAAATAATCGATTAACGCGTGAAACGGTTAAGGTGCTAGATTATCCCGATGGCACAATTGCAATTCACTATGGGAATCGAACGTTAAAATATCAAATATTTGATAAGCTACAAAAAGTAAATCAAGGTCAGGTGGTTGATAATAAACGGCTTGGCGCAGTGCTAAAACTCGCTCAAACTGAACAACGGATATTAGAGCTAGAAGATAAACGTTCACGCAGTAAAAAAGCCCCCAAACGTTCTGCTCAAAAGCGGGCAATAGAGCAACTGCGGGCTATAAATCCTGTGTTAGTTAACCCAGATGAATTCAAGCCAAGTTCATCAACTCAGTGA
- a CDS encoding putative uncharacterized phage protein produces the protein MANRIFVSYNFNDREISRSIKSFTQSYGGPVRGNFLFVENDVSAYGDTAIDKEIKEVMSGCDSAFFVIGNNNHNSPWINREVVLAMSKGLKIVVSRFPNTNGGVPSQLRNIPYTEVQWIPSNIAKELNK, from the coding sequence GTGGCAAATCGAATCTTTGTTTCTTACAATTTTAATGACCGAGAAATCAGTCGTAGTATTAAAAGTTTTACACAATCATATGGAGGTCCAGTAAGAGGTAATTTCCTTTTTGTCGAAAATGATGTTTCAGCATATGGTGACACGGCTATAGATAAAGAAATTAAAGAAGTTATGTCTGGCTGCGATTCAGCCTTTTTTGTTATAGGAAATAATAACCACAATAGTCCTTGGATTAATAGAGAAGTAGTTCTTGCAATGTCTAAAGGGCTTAAAATTGTAGTTTCTCGCTTTCCTAATACTAATGGTGGAGTGCCAAGTCAGTTAAGGAATATTCCTTATACAGAAGTACAGTGGATACCTTCTAATATAGCTAAAGAATTAAATAAATAG
- a CDS encoding putative uncharacterized phage membrane protein produces MSKSKLCDESLPALFQAADHASLTAQSSYYFALKSYLFLLVIAALISFYYPTNLIGALASASLFSITLCILIWLKVQKPEDTWYNGRAVAESVKTRTWRWVMKAEPYDNDVSDEQIRKEFFLDLKSILDQNRSLSAHLQSDKTNGDAISIQMTNIRSLPFEERLNIYKDERVKNQGDWYAKKSLFNKRRAKQWFVVSVILHAMAIALLLWRITDPSLSLPIEVVATGASAILTWLQAKKHNELNSSYSLAAHEIVLIKGEAESVASDKELSNFVVSSESAFSREHTQWSARKNV; encoded by the coding sequence GTGTCCAAAAGTAAACTATGTGACGAGAGTCTACCTGCGTTATTTCAAGCTGCGGATCATGCTTCTTTAACCGCACAGTCTAGTTATTACTTTGCTCTTAAAAGTTATCTTTTTTTATTGGTAATAGCTGCTTTAATTTCATTTTATTATCCAACTAATTTGATTGGCGCTCTGGCATCAGCATCATTATTCTCGATTACTTTATGTATATTGATTTGGCTTAAAGTTCAAAAGCCAGAGGATACTTGGTACAACGGAAGAGCTGTTGCTGAATCCGTTAAAACAAGAACTTGGCGTTGGGTGATGAAAGCTGAGCCTTATGATAATGATGTCTCAGATGAGCAAATTAGAAAAGAGTTTTTTTTAGACTTAAAATCTATACTTGACCAAAACCGCTCTTTATCTGCTCATTTGCAGTCAGATAAAACTAATGGCGACGCTATTTCAATTCAAATGACCAATATTCGTAGCTTACCTTTTGAAGAAAGGTTAAATATTTATAAAGACGAAAGAGTAAAAAACCAAGGTGATTGGTATGCAAAAAAATCTTTATTTAATAAACGCAGAGCAAAGCAATGGTTTGTTGTTTCAGTGATTTTACATGCAATGGCAATTGCACTTTTATTATGGCGTATTACCGACCCATCACTATCATTACCCATTGAAGTAGTTGCCACTGGAGCAAGCGCTATATTAACTTGGCTTCAAGCTAAAAAACACAATGAGTTAAACTCATCATATTCACTCGCAGCACATGAGATTGTGTTAATAAAAGGTGAAGCTGAATCAGTTGCTTCAGACAAAGAATTATCTAATTTCGTAGTGAGTAGCGAATCTGCTTTTTCACGCGAGCATACACAATGGTCTGCGAGAAAAAATGTATAA
- a CDS encoding putative uncharacterized phage protein, which produces MGLARTFVGFSSTDIHNYRLMQAWKANNNIDFNFADCQLNTALNSQNEAYIKRKCRERINMAGKYVMLIGNDTKSRYKYVRWEAEVAIEKGCTVIGVNLDGSRYMVKEKCPPIIRDIGAIFVPFSPKIVAHAIENYSMHNDNDNYHYLEHIYTNLGYK; this is translated from the coding sequence ATGGGGTTAGCAAGAACATTTGTAGGCTTTAGTAGTACAGATATTCATAACTACAGACTAATGCAAGCATGGAAAGCAAATAATAATATTGATTTTAACTTTGCAGATTGCCAGTTAAATACTGCATTAAATTCACAAAATGAAGCATACATTAAAAGAAAGTGCCGTGAACGAATAAATATGGCTGGAAAGTATGTAATGCTTATTGGTAATGATACAAAGAGTAGGTATAAATATGTGCGATGGGAAGCTGAAGTTGCAATTGAAAAAGGTTGCACAGTAATAGGTGTAAATTTAGATGGTTCGCGCTATATGGTTAAGGAAAAATGTCCTCCAATAATTCGTGATATAGGAGCTATTTTCGTACCTTTTTCACCAAAAATAGTTGCACATGCTATCGAAAACTACAGCATGCATAACGATAATGACAATTATCATTACCTCGAACATATATATACAAACTTAGGGTATAAATAG
- a CDS encoding transposase, IS91 family (ISVsa10 like), whose translation MAMQKWTVQRIFQEYSLSQLNIGFPLYQHKAFSAIRDCRTAKMGAHSQHCSQGHFCGVHYNSCRHRGCPQCQHVVKEQWLNDWSARLLNTQHHHWIFTFPHELLPLWRFNRSWFQDALFKAVSQTLKQLTNDDKHLKAKVGCILALHTWGRNLSEHPHIHCLISHGGLNKAGEWCNPKRKGLFPAEVVKRLFRGKFLAAIRQAIKSEQLRYSGDKEASYWVHMANKLSRVKWQVFACKPYKHGLGVAKYLARYMRGGPLHNSQILAVKNEMVKLKYHSHQSGRAERINFKVDQFEQKILTHMPLPGKPTVRYYGLYHPGAQTNLNIARKNLGQSAYKAPSKPDWQAVLKMLGVELICPVCGCNSMEVKSEKLS comes from the coding sequence ATGGCTATGCAAAAATGGACCGTTCAGCGTATCTTCCAAGAGTATAGTTTAAGCCAATTAAATATTGGCTTTCCGCTGTATCAGCACAAAGCATTCAGCGCAATTCGTGACTGCCGGACAGCAAAAATGGGGGCTCACAGTCAGCATTGTTCTCAAGGCCATTTTTGCGGCGTTCACTACAATTCCTGTCGTCATCGAGGCTGCCCACAGTGCCAACATGTCGTTAAAGAGCAATGGTTAAATGACTGGTCAGCTCGTCTTCTTAATACTCAACACCATCATTGGATCTTCACATTCCCACATGAGTTACTGCCTTTATGGCGCTTTAATCGTAGCTGGTTTCAAGACGCGTTATTTAAAGCCGTCAGTCAAACGCTAAAACAATTAACCAATGATGATAAACACCTCAAAGCCAAAGTTGGTTGCATATTAGCGTTGCATACTTGGGGGCGAAATTTAAGTGAACATCCGCACATCCATTGCTTAATATCACACGGAGGTTTAAATAAAGCTGGAGAGTGGTGTAACCCGAAGCGGAAGGGATTATTTCCGGCTGAAGTAGTAAAACGATTATTCCGAGGAAAGTTTTTAGCTGCAATTAGGCAAGCGATAAAGAGTGAACAGTTGCGTTATTCAGGAGATAAAGAAGCATCATATTGGGTTCACATGGCAAATAAACTTAGTCGGGTAAAATGGCAAGTTTTTGCTTGTAAGCCGTATAAGCATGGATTAGGAGTTGCTAAATATCTTGCCCGTTATATGCGAGGCGGGCCTTTACATAATAGCCAGATCCTAGCCGTTAAAAATGAAATGGTTAAACTTAAATACCATTCACATCAAAGCGGGAGAGCAGAGAGAATTAATTTTAAAGTTGATCAATTTGAACAAAAAATATTAACGCATATGCCGTTACCAGGTAAACCAACGGTACGATATTACGGGTTATATCATCCAGGTGCGCAAACAAATCTCAATATAGCGAGAAAGAATTTAGGACAATCGGCTTATAAAGCGCCCAGTAAACCAGATTGGCAAGCAGTACTAAAAATGCTTGGAGTAGAATTGATTTGCCCTGTTTGTGGCTGTAATAGTATGGAGGTTAAGTCAGAAAAATTAAGTTGA
- a CDS encoding transposase, IS1595 family, giving the protein MSKVTFAAFQESIEDLSYVELKRLNHQIDFHLSKDEVGQILAKYENEISNCPHCNGHVLSRWGSTMQGKQRYRCNACHKTFSTLTGTSLFRMKKPGKWLKYIECMCLSNSLRYAANKLDINLKTAFRWRHRFLKSPSEHKPTELLGIIEADETFVPESFKGSKKMLRESRKRGGGNPPKVPILLALDRNGTISHQVLKRDTKEELSLALTPLLSPDSVLCTDGNLSYQSIVKELGFNIDHKRLISLDNQKVIDKIYHIQTLNNFMMRWKTWMKRFYGVGTGYMEHYIAWFIFMENKASCENKNWLNEALE; this is encoded by the coding sequence ATGAGTAAAGTAACTTTTGCAGCTTTTCAAGAAAGTATTGAAGACCTATCTTATGTTGAACTAAAGCGCTTAAATCATCAAATCGACTTCCACCTATCTAAAGACGAAGTCGGCCAAATCCTTGCCAAATATGAAAATGAAATATCAAACTGCCCTCATTGCAATGGTCACGTGCTATCTCGATGGGGAAGTACCATGCAAGGAAAACAACGTTATCGCTGTAATGCTTGCCATAAAACATTCAGCACCCTAACGGGAACAAGTCTATTTAGAATGAAAAAACCTGGCAAATGGCTGAAATATATAGAATGTATGTGTTTATCTAATAGTTTGAGATATGCAGCTAACAAGTTAGATATTAATTTAAAAACAGCATTTAGATGGCGACATCGTTTTCTAAAAAGCCCTTCTGAGCACAAACCGACTGAATTACTTGGCATTATTGAAGCAGATGAAACTTTTGTACCCGAGAGTTTCAAAGGTTCCAAAAAAATGCTGAGAGAATCAAGAAAACGAGGCGGCGGTAATCCCCCAAAAGTGCCTATTTTACTGGCTTTAGATCGCAATGGAACAATAAGCCATCAGGTCTTAAAGCGAGATACTAAAGAAGAACTTAGCTTAGCGCTAACACCACTTTTATCACCTGATTCTGTGCTATGTACCGATGGTAATTTATCTTATCAAAGCATCGTTAAAGAGCTTGGTTTCAACATCGATCATAAACGGCTTATCAGTTTGGATAATCAAAAGGTTATTGATAAAATATATCATATTCAGACACTTAATAATTTCATGATGCGTTGGAAAACTTGGATGAAACGATTTTATGGTGTTGGTACTGGCTATATGGAACATTATATTGCTTGGTTTATCTTTATGGAAAACAAAGCGTCTTGCGAAAACAAAAACTGGCTTAATGAAGCTCTTGAATAA
- a CDS encoding peptide transporter, with translation MWNRLNKSMMCCQMLFGLSFYGVMVILTRFFLEDLGYSEADTMMVVGAFSSIGPLFAIAGGFIADKFLGAYRSLTIAYLGFAVGYTLLVLGASAGNVPLSLVGIALASYARGLMSPSYPSLYKRTFSSQEDFENGYPVNYSVNNIGAFLGQYLFPMLVLMVGFNGSFMLSATMAAVAFVILIVSRKPLLTVGAEIDQTPVSTKNWIAFIAISLGMISLVFFMFSNMDIGQNVVYAIGAAAILYFISLMLKAERADALKMGTILIMTALTTAFFVYYGQMMTSMTMVTINTMRGDLFGFIPIAPEAAMAMNPLWCIVGGPVIAYVFSALEKRNINFTTATKVGFSFILTAIAFGILTMAVLNVGEDVIIRPEVFMAIHFFQAFAEVIVGSMVVAFILSVAPKHIENFSVSLFSVAIAMSGIVGAVFSTSIAMEKGQEITQEVVKTVYGDYFSLLTGLAVVMVFVAFLASFVIRKMLEKSKEAEGMTTAQA, from the coding sequence ATGTGGAATCGATTGAATAAATCTATGATGTGTTGCCAAATGCTGTTTGGCTTATCTTTCTACGGCGTAATGGTTATTTTAACCCGGTTTTTCTTAGAAGACCTTGGGTATAGCGAGGCTGACACCATGATGGTTGTTGGTGCTTTTTCTTCTATCGGCCCCCTATTTGCGATTGCTGGTGGCTTTATTGCGGATAAGTTCTTGGGTGCTTATCGTTCATTAACGATTGCTTATCTTGGCTTTGCTGTTGGTTATACCTTACTTGTTTTAGGTGCATCAGCAGGAAATGTTCCACTGAGCCTAGTTGGTATTGCGCTAGCAAGTTATGCGCGTGGCTTGATGTCACCTTCATACCCAAGTTTGTACAAACGTACATTTTCAAGCCAAGAAGACTTTGAAAACGGTTACCCTGTTAATTACTCTGTGAATAATATCGGTGCATTTTTAGGACAATATTTATTCCCAATGCTAGTTCTTATGGTTGGTTTTAATGGCAGTTTCATGTTGTCAGCAACGATGGCCGCAGTTGCTTTTGTTATCTTAATTGTTTCACGCAAACCATTATTAACCGTTGGCGCAGAGATTGACCAAACGCCGGTAAGCACAAAAAATTGGATTGCATTTATTGCGATCTCGTTAGGTATGATTAGTTTAGTATTTTTCATGTTCTCGAACATGGATATCGGCCAAAACGTTGTTTATGCAATTGGTGCCGCTGCGATCCTTTATTTCATCTCATTGATGCTTAAAGCTGAACGTGCTGATGCTTTGAAAATGGGTACTATTCTTATCATGACTGCATTAACAACGGCGTTCTTTGTTTATTACGGCCAAATGATGACATCAATGACGATGGTAACAATTAATACCATGCGTGGTGATCTGTTTGGTTTCATTCCAATTGCACCTGAAGCGGCAATGGCGATGAATCCACTCTGGTGTATTGTTGGCGGTCCAGTGATTGCGTACGTATTCTCGGCGCTTGAGAAACGTAATATTAACTTCACGACCGCAACGAAGGTTGGTTTCTCATTCATTCTAACTGCGATTGCGTTTGGTATCCTTACCATGGCTGTACTGAATGTTGGAGAAGATGTGATTATTCGTCCTGAAGTATTCATGGCTATTCACTTCTTCCAGGCATTTGCTGAAGTCATTGTAGGTAGTATGGTTGTAGCATTTATTTTGTCTGTCGCACCGAAACACATTGAAAACTTCTCGGTAAGCCTTTTCTCTGTGGCAATTGCCATGAGTGGAATTGTTGGCGCTGTATTCTCTACTTCAATTGCGATGGAAAAGGGTCAAGAGATCACGCAAGAAGTGGTAAAAACAGTTTACGGTGACTACTTTAGCCTATTAACAGGTTTAGCTGTAGTGATGGTATTTGTCGCATTCCTGGCATCATTTGTTATTCGTAAGATGCTTGAGAAGAGTAAAGAAGCTGAAGGCATGACAACAGCTCAAGCGTAA
- a CDS encoding putative pilin, protein MTSRLKTDQGFTLIELTITIIILATMAVIAIPKFLDFREGAEISRVKAVAAAYQEAVNFVQIRYQILGLSSHMANISGYADGTIDVNPNGFPLGIDKGNNSGVITNPENIGKGKQGCVSLWNILLLDPPSVSLIKDDGSDFTAYRHKASGGITQSQCSYILRTLGDTTNKPKDAKMLINYDSETGRVIAIFRD, encoded by the coding sequence ATGACATCTCGACTAAAAACAGATCAAGGGTTTACCCTTATTGAACTCACTATCACTATTATCATTTTGGCGACTATGGCTGTAATTGCGATCCCAAAATTCTTAGATTTCCGTGAAGGTGCAGAAATAAGCCGTGTTAAAGCCGTGGCAGCCGCTTACCAAGAAGCGGTTAACTTTGTACAAATTCGCTACCAAATTTTAGGTTTAAGCTCACATATGGCAAATATTTCGGGGTACGCTGATGGTACTATCGATGTTAACCCAAACGGATTCCCACTCGGCATAGATAAAGGCAATAATAGTGGTGTTATAACAAACCCTGAAAATATAGGCAAAGGTAAACAAGGTTGTGTGTCATTATGGAATATCTTATTGTTAGATCCGCCATCAGTATCGCTAATTAAAGATGATGGTTCAGATTTTACCGCTTATCGTCACAAAGCTAGCGGCGGAATAACTCAAAGCCAATGCAGCTATATTTTGAGAACACTCGGTGATACGACGAATAAACCTAAAGATGCTAAAATGTTGATTAATTATGACTCAGAAACCGGACGTGTCATTGCTATTTTTAGGGATTAA
- a CDS encoding TonB-dependent receptor gives MLKSKLSKAISLSLKPQYLVMTLLATSTSAFSSEQDVNKDVTEDEQVTRVVGIKQTLTSNIAQSTMRSEADLSTVPRSVQVINSEVIEQQAASNLSDVVQNVSNVAEDNNFGGTRDLFKIRGFKANVFEDGTRVYGLAQDKAVIEDLESVEVVKGPESVLYGNMGPGGLINLISKRPTPISKNQVKATIDEHGKQRLSVDFTGAANDNGTLLYRLVGVFDDSESWRDASDSKQVFIAPSLSWLVTDDTTLTFSYKYNKEELPFDRGTLAVRNSTNTGWEFLDIGNKRLGTDFSRQEREVHKFGFDIDHTINDYWSMRFKARNYERKASAERVHFYASSAASRKKGFIYGQDGAEEAFDGTINRYLYGSELSSNTQLYSWENNFEFNTGPLEHRTILGADYTHYKEKEGQLASASWSQNEYAMYSKGVLRTPNTSKGSFDYYTGDPSLEPHPGDLYSTRQVKQELTEYSIFAQDLIELNDWNFVLGARYDIFKAKNETIWDPTAQANVANSPKPLKNISSKSPKEKNISVQAGALYKVNNQLSLFANFTDSYLPNQKFDGVKNEWVKAQNGRQFEIGHKLSLLGHRLNLTTSVFHTDLKNVAYSNQDKSVDVYKQTVQGLEIDGDYAITDNLTALFSYGFTDIQFVDAPDNVNKPVNVPKNNASLWLTYQASHEWGVGSGVRYVDDRAGNRRKDYDYTLDAYTLIDAAVWYAPDFADNDLKLQLNVKNLFDKDYYTAGSDSTQNAVYLGSPRTISLSAAYNF, from the coding sequence ATGCTCAAATCTAAACTATCTAAAGCTATTAGCTTGTCATTAAAACCGCAATATCTAGTGATGACTCTTCTCGCAACCTCAACGTCTGCTTTTTCATCTGAACAAGATGTAAATAAAGACGTAACAGAAGACGAACAGGTTACGAGAGTAGTCGGAATTAAACAGACTTTAACCAGTAATATAGCCCAATCGACCATGCGTTCAGAAGCAGACTTGTCTACTGTTCCCCGCTCAGTACAAGTAATTAACTCAGAGGTGATCGAACAACAAGCGGCTTCTAACCTGAGTGATGTGGTGCAAAACGTCAGTAACGTGGCAGAGGATAATAACTTTGGTGGCACACGCGATTTATTCAAAATTCGTGGTTTTAAAGCCAATGTTTTCGAAGATGGCACTCGAGTTTACGGACTAGCTCAAGACAAAGCTGTGATTGAAGACCTCGAGTCTGTTGAAGTAGTAAAAGGCCCTGAATCCGTTTTATATGGGAATATGGGCCCAGGTGGTCTGATTAATTTAATCAGTAAACGTCCAACACCAATCTCGAAAAATCAAGTTAAAGCAACAATAGATGAGCACGGTAAGCAACGACTTAGTGTTGATTTTACTGGTGCAGCCAATGATAATGGCACCCTGCTTTATCGTCTTGTCGGTGTATTTGACGATTCTGAAAGCTGGCGTGATGCTTCTGACAGCAAACAAGTCTTTATTGCACCAAGCCTTAGCTGGCTAGTCACAGACGATACGACACTCACATTCTCTTATAAATACAATAAAGAAGAACTTCCTTTCGATCGAGGTACATTGGCTGTTCGTAACAGTACAAATACTGGTTGGGAATTCCTAGATATTGGTAATAAACGTCTGGGCACTGATTTTTCTCGCCAAGAACGTGAAGTCCATAAGTTTGGTTTTGACATTGATCATACCATTAACGACTATTGGTCTATGCGCTTTAAAGCACGTAATTATGAGCGAAAAGCGTCAGCAGAACGTGTACATTTTTATGCATCATCCGCAGCCTCTAGGAAGAAGGGCTTTATCTATGGTCAAGACGGTGCTGAAGAAGCTTTTGACGGTACGATCAACCGCTATCTATATGGAAGTGAATTATCCAGTAATACCCAGTTATACTCTTGGGAAAATAATTTTGAATTCAACACAGGACCTCTCGAACACCGTACAATATTAGGCGCAGATTATACTCATTATAAAGAAAAAGAGGGTCAACTAGCGTCTGCAAGTTGGAGTCAAAATGAATATGCAATGTACTCAAAAGGTGTTCTACGTACTCCAAATACGAGTAAAGGAAGCTTTGATTATTACACTGGAGATCCTTCTCTAGAACCTCATCCAGGTGATCTCTATAGCACAAGACAAGTCAAACAAGAACTCACCGAATACAGTATTTTTGCTCAAGATTTGATTGAGCTAAATGACTGGAATTTCGTTCTTGGCGCTCGTTATGACATCTTTAAAGCTAAGAATGAAACTATTTGGGATCCAACAGCTCAGGCAAATGTAGCAAATAGTCCTAAGCCACTCAAAAATATCTCATCAAAAAGTCCTAAAGAAAAAAACATCAGCGTACAAGCGGGTGCTTTGTATAAAGTAAACAACCAATTATCCTTGTTTGCTAACTTTACTGACTCTTACCTGCCGAATCAAAAATTTGACGGTGTTAAAAATGAATGGGTTAAAGCTCAAAACGGCAGACAGTTTGAAATCGGTCATAAATTATCACTATTAGGACACAGACTAAACTTGACTACTTCTGTTTTCCATACTGACCTAAAAAATGTAGCTTACTCAAATCAAGATAAAAGCGTCGATGTATACAAACAGACAGTCCAAGGTTTAGAAATTGATGGTGATTACGCGATCACAGATAATCTAACAGCCCTATTCTCATATGGCTTTACTGATATTCAGTTCGTAGACGCTCCGGATAATGTAAATAAACCTGTAAACGTGCCTAAAAATAATGCAAGTCTTTGGTTAACATATCAAGCTAGTCATGAATGGGGCGTTGGCAGTGGTGTTCGTTATGTTGATGATCGTGCAGGTAACCGCCGTAAAGATTATGACTATACTCTAGATGCTTACACGTTAATCGATGCCGCTGTTTGGTATGCACCAGACTTTGCTGATAATGACCTTAAACTTCAATTAAATGTGAAAAACTTATTTGATAAGGACTATTACACAGCAGGCTCAGATTCGACACAAAACGCAGTGTACTTAGGTTCACCAAGAACAATTTCATTGAGTGCAGCATATAATTTTTAA
- a CDS encoding nitroreductase: MNPLESLLDRRSYSLSKLGHPAPSEEELRNLFDLVMTTPDHGNVKPWRFIVARGDNMQRLGDLTLELYKRQSDNGELKDKAYRSARDIAAVPMMIMVVTDLDPEHKVSLWDQRLCVGAAAQNIMNGLHLMGYGGLWYTFLANDNTKPMFGMKPDDQVVAAIAVGTPKPHFVKKIKRQSPDRYCFEWQGLGVTPTPLFK, translated from the coding sequence ATGAATCCATTGGAATCGTTGCTTGATCGCCGTTCATATAGCTTATCTAAGTTAGGTCATCCTGCGCCATCTGAAGAAGAGCTTCGGAATTTGTTTGACTTAGTGATGACAACACCAGATCACGGTAATGTGAAACCTTGGCGTTTTATTGTTGCCCGTGGTGATAACATGCAAAGACTAGGTGATTTGACGTTGGAGTTATACAAACGTCAAAGTGATAATGGTGAGCTAAAAGATAAAGCGTACCGTTCTGCAAGAGATATTGCTGCAGTCCCTATGATGATTATGGTGGTAACGGATCTTGATCCTGAGCATAAAGTATCATTGTGGGACCAACGTTTGTGCGTCGGAGCCGCTGCTCAAAATATTATGAATGGTCTGCATTTAATGGGTTATGGTGGTCTTTGGTATACATTTTTGGCTAATGACAACACTAAACCAATGTTCGGCATGAAACCTGATGATCAGGTCGTGGCTGCTATTGCTGTTGGTACTCCGAAACCTCATTTTGTGAAGAAGATTAAACGCCAGTCGCCAGATAGATATTGTTTTGAATGGCAGGGATTAGGCGTAACGCCAACCCCACTTTTTAAATAA